A single window of Oreochromis aureus strain Israel breed Guangdong linkage group 7, ZZ_aureus, whole genome shotgun sequence DNA harbors:
- the LOC116312206 gene encoding zinc finger and BTB domain-containing protein 26-like — translation MPGCSETLQFSLPNHRDSILSKMNDLREEHRFCDITLILGRPQDSTVHPLQFQGHRVVLAASSDFLRDQFLLHKDRSELSLAVVSNVKVAKTLLLSCYTGFLEVPQRELVSYLTAASVLQMSQVVEKCVQAISQYLSPTRPFSNLTRLSEDKETQQLSSRWLGSSFDNQKERDAALPNAIIHKTNSKEVGTVVANPRLTAGQEAEVDTIGLRELREAKIDLSQDAECCLDMMKSGKGGDALTCYTSNPLSHVPHTAGNPHPSAVLHDLISSTATMISSAADTELVNSSENQHEQDVKDSPEEEKKYMPQANQLQQSGKLRTSSRFCHPKTPLSKIHFAADNSDTVVFQKPYLCRKCDKVFQHFESYVGHLKEHRQYFCLICGKVFSQKNNLTHIGIHTGFKPFRCPLCHMTFTQKAMLQHHFNLHTWEKAN, via the exons ATGCCAGGCTGCTCTGAGACTCTGCAGTTTAGTTTGCCCAACCACAGGGACTCCATCCTCAGCAAAATGAATGATCTTAGAGAAGAACATCGCTTTTGTGACATCACGCTCATCTTGGGCAGGCCACAGGACTCTACTGTCCATCCTCTCCAGTTCCAAGGTCACAGAGTGGTGCTTGCAGCATCCTCAGACTTCCTGCGTGATCAGTTCCTGCTTCACAAAGACCGATCAGAGCTGAGTCTGGCTGTTGTTTCCAACGTGAAGGTTGCCAAGACACTACTCCTGTCCTGCTACACAGGGTTCCTAGAG GTCCCTCAGAGAGAACTGGTGAGCTACTTGACTGCAGCCAGTGTACTCCAGATGAGCCAGGTGGTGGAGAAGTGTGTCCAGGCTATTTCACAGTACCTCAGTCCCACCAGGCCTTTCTCGAATCTGACTAGACTCTCAGAAGACAAGGAAACCCAGCAGCTCAGCAGCAGGTGGCTTGGTTCCAGCTTTGATAATCAGAAGGAAAGGGATGCAGCCCTGCCCAACGCTATCATCCACAAAACAAATAGCAAGGAAGTTGGAACAGTGGTGGCAAACCCCAGGTTGACAGCCGGCCAAGAAGCCGAGGTGGATACTATAGGACTGAGAGAACTCAGAGAAGCTAAAATCGACTTATCTCAAGATGCAGAATGCTGTCTTGACATGATGAAGTCGGGCAAAGGAGGAGATGCTCTGACATGTTACACAAGCAACCCATTATCTCATGTTCCTCACACTGCAGGTAATCCGCACCCTTCTGCAGTTTTACATGACCTAATTTCTTCCACAGCCACCATGATCAGTTCTGCAGCTGACACAGAACTGGTAAATAGTTCCGAAAACCAACACGAACAAGATGTTAAAGATTCAccagaagaggaaaagaagTACATGCCACAGGCAAATCAACTGCAACAAAGTGGAAAGCTAAGGACCTCTAGTCGTTTTTGCCACCCTAAAACACCTCTGTCCAAGATTCATTTTGCTGCAGATAACTCAGATACAGTAGTGTTCCAAAAGCCATACCTATGCAGAAAGTGTGACAAAGTCTTTCAGCACTTTGAGAGCTACGTGGGCCACCTGAAGGAACACAGACAGTATTTCTGTTTGATCTGTGGAAAAGTCTTTTCTCAGAAGAATAATCTGA